Genomic window (Arachis hypogaea cultivar Tifrunner chromosome 13, arahy.Tifrunner.gnm2.J5K5, whole genome shotgun sequence):
ATCTTAAAGGCCGTTTCGTTCCATATTAGCAACAAGTCTCCAGAAGACCCGATGGAACTTACAAACTCCCAACACGCTCTGTCACTACCCCATATACGAGTAACATCAAATTTTGTCAGTACCTCATTCTTTGTTTCTACCAAACCCAACATATCcaacttaaaattatttttaaaattctttatcaTACTAACTTTTGCAGCTCCTCCCAACCCCCTTATGTTCCAAGCACTGAAAATCATTTAACCAAAATATTACACACCTGTTTCCAGTTTTTTGGCCGGCTTCTGCGAACCTTTTCTTTATGCTTAGCCTGACGTCGTTTCATAGCAATAGCTTCGTTCTGCTCCTGCAAAATCGCCATAATATCATCTTCATCACTGTACTGAGCACCTGATTCTACTTCTAGTTTCCAAGTCTCTTTGTTCTTAGCCATCTCCTCCTCCCAAGTCAGCCTTTGTTCCTCCGTGTCTGGATTGCTACCACTCTCCAAGTCATTCTCCATCCCTGCATCTGATTCTACACCAGTCCCGCGCTCCTTATCTAGTCCATTACCAATAGCCTGAGCCAATTCGTCCATCAAGATTTCCCCTCCTCCATTCCTAATCTTGGCTCACGGCTAGTCTGTGGTTCGGCCTCTGGTGCACTGCAGTTTTGGTGAACACCAGCAACAGTTACCTATTCCTTAATCCATTGAGTGTGTTTAGTTTCAATTTGCAAGCCCGTCCTCTCCCTGTTCTACCTTCGGTCACTCACCTCACCGGTGGCTTCCACAACCCTGCTCGTCCCTTCATCAGACCCCGCAACCACCGCCTGCCGTGTTCCGGCCTCCATCTCGCATCGCGGTCCAATGCCCCCTCCCTACCGTGTCGCAGCTCCACGGTCCCCTTCGCATCACCCGCGCGCCCAGGCTCGTGATGCGCAACCGATGATTTTTGCCCTTGCCTCATGGGTCTTGCACATGTCTCCCGAGGCACCGACGCGTGGAGTTGACTGGCCTCCTCCCCCCCGCGGCACTTCCCAGTAGCTGTCATACCGCAGGTTGCAGGCGCCGTGCTCTCACCAACATGATCCAGGTTAGGAGGTGCCTTCTGGGTTAGCATTGGTTCCGGGTCAGACCTAACCCGCTCAGGAGTTGCAACAGCAAGCCTAGTCCGTTGGTCTCTCTCCCTCAGCCCACCGAATTGTCTCATGTTAAACCTTTTGGGCCTAATAGCTCCCAACCCACTAGCCTTCCTTGTATAACCTTCTGTTTGGCTTGTATAGCCTTGTTCATAAACATTTGAAACCGTATCCTCCGAGTCGATCTCCCCATTAATTTCGTATAATCCCTGTGAGTCCTCCGTATCCTTGAATGCCGCATGATAACCATTCTCCCgagaatattttgaatttttgtaatTCCATTCATTCAAATCTAGGCATGAATTTACCAACCTGTCCCTTCCTTGGTCATCGTTTCTGTGGTCCACCATCATCATCACAGCCGCTTGATCCCAACCAACCACCCTTCGTTCATGCTGCGTCTCTTCTCCGTTGATCATGTGCCTGTCACGTGCCTCCTCCTCCCTCTTTTGGAAGTATTCCTCCCGATATACCTCTCCGCCCACTTCTCTGACAAGGACATCAAACCTGCTTGCGCCTATTATAACACGAATCCACTCGTTAATCATATCAAATGCACATGTATCAATTAGGACTCTACCCACACTGAATGAATTACATGATTCCGTTAGTTTATCACATTCCACCACTTCACCCTATTGCTCTCCTATTTTGTGAAAGGTGTTCCTTGACCATGCATGTATAGGAACTCCAGAACACTCCAACCAAACTCTTCTAGACTCGCTTTTCTCAGCCTCGTCCCATCTCCACACCATATAAAACAATTTCAATAACTCGTTCATTCGAAAAGTGTAAGCTTCTTCAGCACTAAGCACAGTGTCAAACGTTATCATTGCTTTATATGCCCCAACTCCCTTACCTATGTCACGCATGGCCATTCCCTAGAGATCTTTTGCtttaatgaattaaaatcaaTTGCCGTCTTCGTACCTCCGACAATACTTCTCTGCAGCCAGACGACATTCTCATTTGCTATCGGCACTTCTAGTTTCTTTGTCCATCCATTATCCTTTGGATCCCTAACAGGTACATCTGACGTCTGCCGCCCCACGTTCGCTTCAACTACACCCGCCTTCTTTGTCTGTGGAATGCTGCTTCTAGCATCGTGACTGGTTATCACCTTTGTTTCCTGGCCCTTTGTATGTTGCACCCCAGTTCCCCTCCTATACTTCGCATCTCCGACAAATAACCTTTTGCCTCTCAGTACCATACTGTTCATATCTTTAACAGCCTTCAAAGCTCCTCTCTTTGTCGTATACAGTACAAAAGCAAACAAGTATACGTGACCATTTTTATTCTTCCGCGACATGTATATGTCGATGATTCTGCCTGTCCATTTGAACATATGAAAAAGTTCTCTTTTTGATATATCTTCCGGCAAGTTGTCGACGAAAATGGAGAAAGAATCAAGCTCCAAGCGTTGATACTCTTCTTTGTTCCAAACCCTAGGATCTTTACCATTTTTGCTCTGAGTAGATATCCCCCCTTGTGTTTTCCCACCTCACAAACTCTTGATTTTGCTCTCTCATGCTCTCATAGCTTTTACCGAAATAGATACTTGAAACGGCGTTGTTTTCTTATTTTAGCGCCAAAACCTAATACGACGCCGTTTTTCATAGTCCAGCATGGCAAAAATTTGCCACATCACTGCCACCAGGAAGGAGTTTGgatgaaaaaaggagaaaagatcAACTAAGTGCATTTTTTTTAATGTCGAGGACATAAATAATGTAATTGAAAAGTTAAGGACCAAATTGGTATATTTTGTGAATTTTAAAGACTATTTTAGCGTTTAACTCGTTTAGAATGAAAAGGCAATTATTGAAATTAAGGTGGCAATATTACGGATAAACTTGGATCTAATAGAACATAATGAAAATTGTGTTTGGACAAAAATATAGTATTATctgaatttaaaatatttatttaaatagtttaATCCGGATAAGCATGCTTGAATTCTTTGTGCATTATTATAAGGTTACATCtctgataattatattttattttaggtgactaaaattagttaaaattttgACCGATGAATAGACAGACGACAGATGACATTACTTAAAGTTGTGATTAAGTGTGAATTATAATGATTAGACACAAAATTTTATGTCTTAGTAGGAGGAGAAGagtaatttcacttttttttgttttattaaacaATTTTTTCGGCATTGTCATCAAAATTgattacaaaacaagaaaatacataatccaacaagatatatatatatatatatatatatatatatatatatatatatatatatataaactacagATATTTTGATTAAAGCACTGTCCCTTTCGACCACACAACATACTAGAGATTTTGATTAAAGCACTATATATCTCCTCCTTTCAAGGGATGTAAAAGCAAGTTTGGCTTTCTGAATCTCTGAAGCAAGCAGGCctttatcaataataattccaACAGACAAGTAGtcaaactaatataaaaaatattatttatatattaaaattaattattaatacatttatatataaatatatatatatatataatttaatttatttttaatatatatttatattttaatatatattttatattagtaactgattcattttagtatatacataaaatcgaaaaatatttattattggaGTCCAGTCATATACAGCTGCCATTTTAGACTCGTAGTGCAAAAATAACTTATGAAGACTAAAGTATCGCGGTTATCATACTTAGTATCATAGTTATTAGAACCGAATCGATTATCAACCCGATCATATGACCGGGTCACTGggttactggttcaaccggtgggtcactaaTTCATTCGGTTAATCCGgtcataactaaaaaaaaatataaaattatattaataaaattgaaataatgtcttaaaacttaaaatgtgagtcttaaaaacattaataatcaaatatcaagTCTTAAACATAACTAATAATCTAAAAGAAGAGTTAATAAACTAGTTTCTAGTATAAAATATGTTCTCAATTTAAATCAACAAGAGCAAGTTAAAGATAACATAATCATTAAATCAAGTCCAAGGGGTGAGCTTAAAGTTAGCATCAACATCTTCATAGGGCAAATTAGGAGATTGATCAACATTTCCCTCATTTTGATTTGTATCCATATCTTCCATAGCATTGTTACTTGGTCCATCGTTATCTTGGTCATCTTCCAAATTTAATTGATctacatttttgtatttttgacaaATCAATATCAAGAATAATTCGTAATAGCAACTGCAATTAAAATATTCAAGCAATTGAAGAATTTACCAAGATCATCCAAAGTTGGTTGAATGGACATATTTGCCAAATCATTTCGTAGAGCATCAACCTCTTCCAGAGTTAAAAACGGCGGTGAATCTTCCAATATCCAATCCGAATGGTCATCAAATGTATCAAGACAAATTGGATCATAGCTTTGCTTTCTCATTAGATTCCTATGTTATCAAGTTATGTAATTATTAAACTAAAGATTAATTTTAATGAACAATAcattttaaaattagataaataattatagaAGATACCTTTGTTGTAGCCTCAAGTTATAATGAACGAAAACAAGATCATTAAGCTTTTAATGTTCTAACCGATTCCTCTTCTTTGTGTGGATGTGTTCAAAAATACTCCAATTTCGCTCACAACCAGAAGAACTACAAGTTTGACTTAAAACACGAACGGCTAACTTTTGTAAATTTGGTGCTCCAGTTCCATAAGATTTCCACCATTGGTCTTAAAATCAAAAGAGGCAATGCATTACAATTAgcctttttaaataaataaacaaataaagaaagataaaactaaataaatatatttacctGGCATCACTGTGCTTCGTTCACGCAGTGCATATTGTCTTCCAAAATCATCTTCAGCATTAGAATATATTCTCTTCCCACTTGTCAACTTAGTATTCAATTCTGGATCATCATATGAATATTTCTCAATTACATCTAGTAGGCCAGAAGTGGTTTGCTTATGTTTTTCAAATTCAGCAGCATTGAATCGAAAAGCAGGATTTAACCAATAGCCAGCAGcatgaagatttttttttaagttgtgaatCCCAACGAGTATCCAAAATCTTCAAGTAAGGCTCCACAATCTTCTTTCTTCGTCGAAACCTCTTCACCATCTCTTCTCTAGCCATATTAAAAGCTTGATAAAGAAAACCCATTGCAGCTTTATCTTCACTATCCACAATACAAAGCACGCGAACAAGTGGCTCAGTAAGCTTGACAACATCTGTACATTGATTCCAAAATTTAGAGTCTAAAACTTGATCCACAAATGTTTTAGCTTTAGCTTCTTTGGAGTAGGCTGAGATTGTCCATTCTTTAGCAGTTACCATAGCTCTTAATGCATCTTTTTGAGCCAGAATACTTTGCAAAGCTATGAAATTGGTAGCAAAGCGAGTTGGAGCTAGACGAAGTATTTCTCGTCCACCGGTAAACTTCCTCATAAGATACAGTGGATGACAatgattatatatgtatttagtaaTCTTTGAAGCATGTGAAAATGTCTCACTGACTTCATTCAACTTTCTAATATCTTGCAACATCAAATTAATATAATGCGCAGCACAAGGAGACCAATACAACTTAGGGAATTCAGCTTCCAACAACCTTCCAGAAGCAACATAATTTGCAGCATTGTCCGTCACTATGTGAACAACATTTTTAGGACCGACAAAGTTGACAACATCCTTAAAAAGCTTAAACAATAATTTAGCAGTCTTTGAGGCATGAGAAGCATCAACAGACTTTAGGAAGATAGTTCCTTTAGGACAATAAACCAAGAAGTTAATTAAAGTGCGCCTACAAGGATCAGTCCATCCATCAGCCATGATAGTACATCCAGTTTGCTTCCAAATTTCACGATACTGTTCAATCATCTTTTTCACATCCTCCACCAACTTACTCAACAAATACCCACGAACTCTACCAAAGTTTGGATCTTTATATCCTGCACCCATGTTTGCAATAGCATCAATCATTGGTTGGTAATATGCTGAATTAACTGCATTAAATGGCACAGAAGCATCAACCATCCACTTTGCAATGGCAATGTCACATTTTTCCACAATTTCTTTACTTTGCAATACACTTTTTATCGTTGGTTGGGCTCCAAGTGTTGTTGAAGATGGAAAAAAAAGTTTCTATTCcagtagttttttttttcctttcctaGATGCAGGTGGTGGCAACCTTGTCCTTGAATGTTGGAGTTGTTGCTACCGTGCTTCAAGCTCTTCCATTCTATCAAATTCTCTTTCAACATCATCACATGCTCCATAACTTTTTGCATaattttcttgagttttccttttcttattcATAAATTCTTCAATATTTTGCCCAAATTGATGAGCAACAGCAGGTGGAACCTTTTTGCACTTCTCAACATCTCCTTCTTTTCCAGCCAAGTGATACTTAAATTGATTAATCTCACCTCCTCTAACAAGTTTGTCACAATATATGCACATCATAGTAATTTTTCCTGTTTTTTCCACAATTTATTTACAATGACCCCAAGCTGGATCAGTCTTTCCTTTATTATTATAAACTCTTTTAGTGGTAAGATCATGGGTAGGAGTTGCTGATGATGCTTGTTCTTGAGATGGTGGCGTTTCTGATGGTGTTTGAGATGAagcaatttttaaaattctagcaaagaaa
Coding sequences:
- the LOC140178092 gene encoding uncharacterized protein, with the protein product MVDASVPFNAVNSAYYQPMIDAIANMGAGYKDPNFGRVRGYLLSKLVEDVKKMIEQYREIWKQTGCTIMADGWTDPCRRTLINFLVYCPKGTIFLKSVDASHASKTAKLLFKLFKDVVNFVGPKNVVHIVTDNAANYVASGRLLEAEFPKLYWSPCAAHYINLMLQDIRKLNEVSETFSHASKITKYIYNHCHPLYLMRKFTGGREILRLAPTRFATNFIALQSILAQKDALRAMVTAKEWTISAYSKEAKAKTFVDQVLDSKFWNQCTDVVKLTEPLVRVLCIVDSEDKAAMGFLYQAFNMAREEMVKRFRRRKKIVEPYLKILDTQLNTKLTSGKRIYSNAEDDFGRQYALRERSTVMPDQWWKSYGTGAPNLQKLAVRVLSQTCSSSGCERNWSIFEHIHTKKRNRNLMRKQSYDPICLDTFDDHSDWILEDSPPFLTLEEVDALRNDLANMSIQPTLDDLDQLNLEDDQDNDGPSNNAMEDMDTNQNEGNVDQSPNLPYEDVDANFKLTPWT